In Styela clava chromosome 6, kaStyClav1.hap1.2, whole genome shotgun sequence, the genomic window TAGTGGTCGAATCCTGAGAAATTGGGTTTATTGATTCATCGTCAGGGAAGGAACCATCTGCGGGTACATTGAGTGGTGAAACTTTAGTGCTCGACTCGTGAAGGATTGAATTGAATGATGTATCTTCAGGAAAAGAATCAGCAGAAAGAGCACTGAATGATGAATCTATAATACTCGAATCATGAGGAATTGAATTAATTGGAGCGTCGTTAGAGTAAGAATCATTGTCAGGAAAATTGACTGATGAATCGCTTGTATTTGATTTAACAGGGACTGGATGTAGTGGCACATCTTCAGTATTGAATCTGGTAGGAGCATTCAATGATAAACCTTCCGAACTCTCCACTGATAATCCTAGAATAGATTCATTCTCAGGTAACGAATATACTGGCGGGGAAAGTGATGCATCCCCGATGAATGAAGTTTCATCGGATGTTTCAGATAACGAAGTTCCTCCATTATTTTCAGGCAATATGTTTTCAGATTGAATGTTGATCGGTTCGTTGAATAAGTTATTTACAGGGTTATTCTCTTCTTGCTCTTCCCCGAATATTGTTTCTAATGAGTGCTCTGAAAATTCGGGGTTATAATTATCTCCCAGGACATCTGTTGTTGATACTGCTGGAAATTCTATAGCAGGATTTTGCTGCAAAGAATGTGAGCGAGGTTCTTCAGATGAGATTGGTTTGAAAGAATTTCCATAAAATTCCTGACTGGGTCCACTTTTTGCCACTTTACCAATAAATTCATCGTTGGTCGAAGCGAGGTCATCATTAAATAATTCACCTTTTTGATTATTATTCGAGTTTTCGTCAACCAAGGAATACACAACAGGTTCATTTGACACTGAAGTTCTTGGAAGTGAGGAAGATTCTTTACTTTTGAGATTTATGTACGTATTCCTAGTCAAATCGTTCACAGTAATGTCTTCATGCAGCAGTGGATCAGTGACTGAATTTTTAGATTTTGAATCTGTGTCGATTTCGTCATGCGACTCACCTATAATTATACCCTCAACTGGGATTGAATTTTCATGCAACAATGCGGTGGAATTTTTAAGAAACGCGGCTACGACATTGCTATTGGATGAGGAATTTACAGGAATTTCCCGCAGTGATGCCTTTTTAGAAGATAAAGCAAAATTGTGGGCGgactttaaatttttatttgacaaCGAAAAGGCTTGACCATCATAATACGGATTAGAAATTTGCTCTACATTTGACAGACTTTCACTGTAAGGTCCTGGATCAGGAATGTTCGCCTCGATACCTTCTGCAATATTTCCATTTCCTTCAGTAGTTGATTGTTCTGCAGACATAGGATCAATTTCAGGTAAATTACCAAGCTTTGCATATTGCGGATTTGTCTCATATATATTTGGAAGAACATTTGAATTGATATCTTGCGATAAAACACTTTTTAAATTCTGTTTGCCATCGATAAAACTAAGATTCGATTCTCCTAGTATATTATTCGAAGCATAATGAGTATTATCTTCAGCGGAACTGGAATATGCATCATCACTTTTTGAGTTATCCAATTCTTGATGTTCATTACGAGCTAAATAAAGATCCATGTCGGTTGATTCATCTTTGTGAAGGAGCCCAGGGAATCTATCAAGATTTGCAGCTGATGAAATGGAACTTTGATGAACAATACACAGCACGTATGAACAATAAATCCACTTCAGTCCAAATTTAGTTTTTTCCATGTCGATCTACAGCCTAGacctaaataataataaaaagttaaGCACGCCTAATATACTGTTGTTgaattgtaaataaatatacatatggAAGATATTAAATCTATAATATAAAACGAAATTAAAACATCCGACGAAAGAAGAATTTCATGTCGGTTTATTGTTGGTATTGTTTACAGTTGAACAAAAGTacacatatataatattgtAATTCCGATCTTACCACCCcaactttgtttattttattcttttgcCCTCGAGCGCAACAAATGGCACAAAGGGGCGGTAACTGTACATTTTACGACTTGTATTAGCCTACTAttgttatgaaataattatgGAGGAGAATGAAACAAACACAGTAACAAAACCAGTAATTCAATAAACTAACTAACTTCAGCAAAATACACTAAACAAGATTTCTTTGCTAAAAAGTACGTTTAGTACTATGTTATAAACTCATTTCTATATCTCTAACGTTAACTTTGAAACATTGGCATCTAAATCCTGTGCTCAAATTAGACAAGCTACACACACGAGTAATACACTAACACTTGAGTCTATACGTCTGTAACGTAACAATTTGGAATTCTAGTATAAGTAAGACAAACGACAAAAATCGCCTTAGGCGTTTAATACTTTGTGGAGAAACGGAGATAAACGTCATGTGAGTATTCTTTGACCAATCCGATTGACCAAATATCCAGTATATAATTAGGAATATAGATTGTACATTACAAACAGCTACTTTCAGAAGGTTAAAATAATCAAACAGCTAAACACAAAGTGAATATAAGTTTCATGGTATTCTCAATATCCCTCAATCTACACAGTATGATGGTCACAGTTACATGTGCGTGGACCGTGTTGCTTGTTGACTTTATAAATTCTGTGAGCTCTACAGCGTCAAATCTCATTGAAATCCAAGATACGACGATGATTGTAATCTAAAAGCAAATCTTTTTTCCAGACTCATGCTAGAGTGCACCGTCTGCAGTATAGGCCAAGTTGTCTTTACAAATAAAGCACAAAGCAGTGACAGTTACCATTCAATGTTCCAGATTTAGAAAAAGTGATCATGTGACCATTGCACATAGTTTGAAAGTTAATCGCATTAGTTGTTGAAGTGCATCCTCCTATGATTAATATTAAGAGGGATATTCCTAATTTAATTGCGAGTCTTtaataataactttttttctGTTTAGACTTTAGAACATCGAGATCCTTATTCACTCTTCGCCATAGAACACCCAATGGTAAAATGGCCAAAAAAGCCATTCTTcttctttcatttttgtttaacttttgatactgcttcaaaattcatatttatttgtgTATATGTCCTACTTTGTTTCATTTTACTACAAAAGTAGTTACAAAAATTATTTCTAATGTTGGCTACTACTAGATATTGCTGGTTCATAGTGAATGAACTTTAGAGCTTCTACGTGTTAAATACTTGATCAGTGGTGCTCCATGTCCATAATTGCAGATAATCAATTGCTAAGTGATTTTATTGCTTCCAATATGTTTAGTAGGGAGGATATAAATGCACAAAAATATCacttttaaaaagaaaatcgaTTGAGCTATGTTGTGATATTTCTTTAATAAAGAAACAGCAGTCAAA contains:
- the LOC120330836 gene encoding uncharacterized protein LOC120330836 isoform X1, giving the protein MEKTKFGLKWIYCSYVLCIVHQSSISSAANLDRFPGLLHKDESTDMDLYLARNEHQELDNSKSDDAYSSSAEDNTHYASNNILGESNLSFIDGKQNLKSVLSQDINSNVLPNIYETNPQYAKLGNLPEIDPMSAEQSTTEGNGNIAEGIEANIPDPGPYSESLSNVEQISNPYYDGQAFSLSNKNLKSAHNFALSSKKASLREIPVNSSSNSNVVAAFLKNSTALLHENSIPVEGIIIGESHDEIDTDSKSKNSVTDPLLHEDITVNDLTRNTYINLKSKESSSLPRTSVSNEPVVYSLVDENSNNNQKGELFNDDLASTNDEFIGKVAKSGPSQEFYGNSFKPISSEEPRSHSLQQNPAIEFPAVSTTDVLGDNYNPEFSEHSLETIFGEEQEENNPVNNLFNEPINIQSENILPENNGGTSLSETSDETSFIGDASLSPPVYSLPENESILGLSVESSEGLSLNAPTRFNTEDVPLHPVPVKSNTSDSSVNFPDNDSYSNDAPINSIPHDSSIIDSSFSALSADSFPEDTSFNSILHESSTKVSPLNVPADGSFPDDESINPISQDSTTKDLSFNVAESAFTPVDTSINLIPHESSTKDYSLNVPGGGPLPGDASINPIPLELSRNDSSLNALENYPIPDNVLIDQSPHESVTASFVEENDGKLSYNNSSGDIFHDDRDEDTFNKNPSVIMSVKNDTMDDLGTKYINISAISPSTDKDYYNASLSTSKVSDNEEINSTSESIQSVSEIVDENFSIGVNIIKETSNTTRENLPLTTDIITAPSNENDFNTKQQTETPTAASVNSQHLNNDSKETRSDIAETTTSVLHEKMIENVTAPILTMEVSMDSETVPTLHSKIDETTSTLVGLTTESTPNIREETTDQRVADQTDFEHIQDMGEEEDYPESEIVGEAKYRFEADEIETSIENPIFAENNRKDSDYKQLTDPGTTESMHSYKNVNGRDDNDVTTNSIMAEEITYPPEEDIHFGRTEDSPKVVHGDPVTADQNDFTEENFLEGTTEIEHDVTDDSEIEADVLASDTGSPEYKSNGDEEKNKEKDDLAQTTSEDDSDNKIEVAVPRRSIFPVLMLLFIVISLLMICSKLPSYFYSTWVSFRNSNLRGLPFSRKWSKKGYSIVPMGDKSV
- the LOC120330836 gene encoding uncharacterized protein LOC120330836 isoform X5 codes for the protein MEKTKFGLKWIYCSYVLCIVHQSSISSAANLDRFPGLLHKDESTDMDLYLARNEHQELDNSKSDDAYSSSAEDNTHYASNNILGESNLSFIDGKQNLKSVLSQDINSNVLPNIYETNPQYAKLGNLPEIDPMSAEQSTTEGNGNIAEGIEANIPDPGPYSESLSNVEQISNPYYDGQAFSLSNKNLKSAHNFALSSKKASLREIPVNSSSNSNVVAAFLKNSTALLHENSIPVEGIIIGESHDEIDTDSKSKNSVTDPLLHEDITVNDLTRNTYINLKSKESSSLPRTSVSNEPVVYSLVDENSNNNQKGELFNDDLASTNDEFIGKVAKSGPSQEFYGNSFKPISSEEPRSHSLQQNPAIEFPAVSTTDVLGDNYNPEFSEHSLETIFGEEQEENNPVNNLFNEPINIQSENILPENNGGTSLSETSDETSFIGDASLSPPVYSLPENESILGLSVESSEGLSLNAPTRFNTEDVPLHPVPVKSNTSDSSVNFPDNDSYSNDAPINSIPHDSSIIDSSFSALSADSFPEDTSFNSILHESSTKVSPLNVPADGSFPDDESINPISQDSTTKDLSFNVAESAFTPVDTSINLIPHESSTKDYSLNVPGGGPLPGDASINPIPLELSRNDSSLNALENYPIPDNVLIDQSPHESVTASFVEENDGKLSYNNSSGDIFHDDRDEDTFNKNPSVIMSVKNDTMDDLGTKYINISAISPSTDKDYYNASLSTSKVSDNEEINSTSESIQSVSEIVDENFSIGVNIIKETSNTTRENLPLTTDIITAPSNENDFNTKQQTETPTAASVNSQHLNNDSKETRSDIAETTTSVLHEKMIENVTAPILTMEVSMDSETVPTLHSKIDETTSTLVGLTTESTPNIREETTDQRVADQTDFEHIQDMGEEEDYPESEIVGEAKYRFEADEIETSIENPIFAENNRKDSDYKQLTDPEGTTEIEHDVTDDSEIEADVLASDTGSPEYKSNGDEEKNKEKDDLAQTTSEDDSDNKIEVAVPRRSIFPVLMLLFIVISLLMICSKLPSYFYSTWVSFRNSNLRGLPFSRKWSKKGYSIVPMGDKSV
- the LOC120330836 gene encoding uncharacterized protein LOC120330836 isoform X4, which produces MEKTKFGLKWIYCSYVLCIVHQSSISSAANLDRFPGLLHKDESTDMDLYLARNEHQELDNSKSDDAYSSSAEDNTHYASNNILGESNLSFIDGKQNLKSVLSQDINSNVLPNIYETNPQYAKLGNLPEIDPMSAEQSTTEGNGNIAEGIEANIPDPGPYSESLSNVEQISNPYYDGQAFSLSNKNLKSAHNFALSSKKASLREIPVNSSSNSNVVAAFLKNSTALLHENSIPVEGIIIGESHDEIDTDSKSKNSVTDPLLHEDITVNDLTRNTYINLKSKESSSLPRTSVSNEPVVYSLVDENSNNNQKGELFNDDLASTNDEFIGKVAKSGPSQEFYGNSFKPISSEEPRSHSLQQNPAIEFPAVSTTDVLGDNYNPEFSEHSLETIFGEEQEENNPVNNLFNEPINIQSENILPENNGGTSLSETSDETSFIGDASLSPPVYSLPENESILGLSVESSEGLSLNAPTRFNTEDVPLHPVPVKSNTSDSSVNFPDNDSYSNDAPINSIPHDSSIIDSSFSALSADSFPEDTSFNSILHESSTKVSPLNVPADGSFPDDESINPISQDSTTKDLSFNVAESAFTPVDTSINLIPHESSTKDYSLNVPGGGPLPGDASINPIPLELSRNDSSLNALENYPIPDNVLIDQSPHESVTASFVEENDGKLSYNNSSGDIFHDDRDEDTFNKNPSVIMSVKNDTMDDLGTKYINISAISPSTDKDYYNASLSTSKVSDNEEINSTSESIQSVSEIVDENFSIGVNIIKETSNTTRENLPLTTDIITAPSNENDFNTKQQTETPTAASVNSQHLNNDSKETRSDIAETTTSVLHEKMIENVTAPILTMEVSMDSETVPTLHSKIDETTSTLVGLTTESTPNIREETTDQRVADQTDFEHIQDMGEEEDYPESEIVGEAKYRFEADEIETSIENPIFAENNRKDSDYKQLTDPEEITYPPEEDIHFGRTEDSPKVVHGDPVTADQNDFTEENFLEGTTEIEHDVTDDSEIEADVLASDTGSPEYKSNGDEEKNKEKDDLAQTTSEDDSDNKIEVAVPRRSIFPVLMLLFIVISLLMICSKLPSYFYSTWVSFRNSNLRGLPFSRKWSKKGYSIVPMGDKSV
- the LOC120330836 gene encoding uncharacterized protein LOC120330836 isoform X3, giving the protein MEKTKFGLKWIYCSYVLCIVHQSSISSAANLDRFPGLLHKDESTDMDLYLARNEHQELDNSKSDDAYSSSAEDNTHYASNNILGESNLSFIDGKQNLKSVLSQDINSNVLPNIYETNPQYAKLGNLPEIDPMSAEQSTTEGNGNIAEGIEANIPDPGPYSESLSNVEQISNPYYDGQAFSLSNKNLKSAHNFALSSKKASLREIPVNSSSNSNVVAAFLKNSTALLHENSIPVEGIIIGESHDEIDTDSKSKNSVTDPLLHEDITVNDLTRNTYINLKSKESSSLPRTSVSNEPVVYSLVDENSNNNQKGELFNDDLASTNDEFIGKVAKSGPSQEFYGNSFKPISSEEPRSHSLQQNPAIEFPAVSTTDVLGDNYNPEFSEHSLETIFGEEQEENNPVNNLFNEPINIQSENILPENNGGTSLSETSDETSFIGDASLSPPVYSLPENESILGLSVESSEGLSLNAPTRFNTEDVPLHPVPVKSNTSDSSVNFPDNDSYSNDAPINSIPHDSSIIDSSFSALSADSFPEDTSFNSILHESSTKVSPLNVPADGSFPDDESINPISQDSTTKDLSFNVAESAFTPVDTSINLIPHESSTKDYSLNVPGGGPLPGDASINPIPLELSRNDSSLNALENYPIPDNVLIDQSPHESVTASFVEENDGKLSYNNSSGDIFHDDRDEDTFNKNPSVIMSVKNDTMDDLGTKYINISAISPSTDKDYYNASLSTSKVSDNEEINSTSESIQSVSEIVDENFSIGVNIIKETSNTTRENLPLTTDIITAPSNENDFNTKQQTETPTAASVNSQHLNNDSKETRSDIAETTTSVLHEKMIENVTAPILTMEVSMDSETVPTLHSKIDETTSTLVGLTTESTPNIREETTDQRVADQTDFEHIQDMGEEEDYPESEIVGEAKYRFEADEIETSIENPIFAENNRKDSDYKQLTDPGTTEEITYPPEEDIHFGRTEDSPKVVHGDPVTADQNDFTEENFLEGTTEIEHDVTDDSEIEADVLASDTGSPEYKSNGDEEKNKEKDDLAQTTSEDDSDNKIEVAVPRRSIFPVLMLLFIVISLLMICSKLPSYFYSTWVSFRNSNLRGLPFSRKWSKKGYSIVPMGDKSV
- the LOC120330836 gene encoding uncharacterized protein LOC120330836 isoform X2, which produces MEKTKFGLKWIYCSYVLCIVHQSSISSAANLDRFPGLLHKDESTDMDLYLARNEHQELDNSKSDDAYSSSAEDNTHYASNNILGESNLSFIDGKQNLKSVLSQDINSNVLPNIYETNPQYAKLGNLPEIDPMSAEQSTTEGNGNIAEGIEANIPDPGPYSESLSNVEQISNPYYDGQAFSLSNKNLKSAHNFALSSKKASLREIPVNSSSNSNVVAAFLKNSTALLHENSIPVEGIIIGESHDEIDTDSKSKNSVTDPLLHEDITVNDLTRNTYINLKSKESSSLPRTSVSNEPVVYSLVDENSNNNQKGELFNDDLASTNDEFIGKVAKSGPSQEFYGNSFKPISSEEPRSHSLQQNPAIEFPAVSTTDVLGDNYNPEFSEHSLETIFGEEQEENNPVNNLFNEPINIQSENILPENNGGTSLSETSDETSFIGDASLSPPVYSLPENESILGLSVESSEGLSLNAPTRFNTEDVPLHPVPVKSNTSDSSVNFPDNDSYSNDAPINSIPHDSSIIDSSFSALSADSFPEDTSFNSILHESSTKVSPLNVPADGSFPDDESINPISQDSTTKDLSFNVAESAFTPVDTSINLIPHESSTKDYSLNVPGGGPLPGDASINPIPLELSRNDSSLNALENYPIPDNVLIDQSPHESVTASFVEENDGKLSYNNSSGDIFHDDRDEDTFNKNPSVIMSVKNDTMDDLGTKYINISAISPSTDKDYYNASLSTSKVSDNEEINSTSESIQSVSEIVDENFSIGVNIIKETSNTTRENLPLTTDIITAPSNENDFNTKQQTETPTAASVNSQHLNNDSKETRSDIAETTTSVLHEKMIENVTAPILTMEVSMDSETVPTLHSKIDETTSTLVGLTTESTPNIREETTDQRVADQTDFEHIQDMGEEEDYPESEIVGEAKYRFEADEIETSIENPIFAENNRKDSDYKQLTDPESMHSYKNVNGRDDNDVTTNSIMAEEITYPPEEDIHFGRTEDSPKVVHGDPVTADQNDFTEENFLEGTTEIEHDVTDDSEIEADVLASDTGSPEYKSNGDEEKNKEKDDLAQTTSEDDSDNKIEVAVPRRSIFPVLMLLFIVISLLMICSKLPSYFYSTWVSFRNSNLRGLPFSRKWSKKGYSIVPMGDKSV